One region of Candidatus Binatia bacterium genomic DNA includes:
- a CDS encoding helix-turn-helix domain-containing protein yields the protein MAARYLGVSYSVFRRWVFAGEIRAVRLPSSRRPGRESRRVYVDRADLDRFVEQHKG from the coding sequence ATGGCCGCTCGATACCTCGGTGTTTCGTACTCGGTGTTCCGTCGATGGGTCTTTGCCGGCGAGATCCGGGCCGTGCGCTTGCCGTCGAGCCGCCGGCCGGGCCGCGAGAGCCGTCGGGTGTACGTCGACCGTGCGGACCTCGACCGCTTCGTCGAGCAACACAAGGGCTGA